In the genome of Harmonia axyridis chromosome 4, icHarAxyr1.1, whole genome shotgun sequence, the window TGAAAgacttacatccagaaaaactgtagaAAAACATCTATTAAAATTGGAGAGAATTTGTGAAGCAATTTGTTCATATTCAActagaataataaatttgtatatatgtaaatattttatgttttattttatttttttaatataaatgagaatgaaattaaatttatatcttttttcaagCAATACAAATTTGGAGTatgtgcaaaaatcctcgtctttgaatcggatttttgttgccccaGCACTAATTCTTcatgttaaaatattatttagcaacgtgtttttgcGAAGAATTCAAATGCCCttatattacttacgaaaaatattaaaaaagtgaaaaatatgaagGGGTTGTTCTGTATTTTTTACTTGTACATTTACCCAATTCTTAActaaaatacagaaaacaagtaCCTGCATAGATTTTTGCCTCTAGTGTCATCAAAGTCAAAACCATTCACACCAATTATCTGCAATCTTTAAAGAGATAAGGGAGAAACtttcttataattgaaaaccTTATTTTGTTATACAGTAATTGCAATGTAATAGCTTTTAATTATATGCACATTTCCAatggtttttatttattctgaggggtcaaagaaaactcttatgatataaaaaattatcttatcTCGCTTGAGGCAGTTAGAATTTTACCAATACTTCTCAGAAATATACGGTAGGGTGTAAATgtatgaaatcaattcatttcttctCAATTCTTGGTATTCCTGCGAAAGAGATTACGTTATTGGTATATCGTGACACTTTCATTTGAAGGTCTTTCAagtatatattcaatgaaataaattattgtaagatctaattatactgggtgaattgaaagattttcattcaattcagactCATTGTTTTTCATAAcagtaatattatttttcattgtcattaaaattacaataaataccCAAACGTATTACCTTCagcgaaaatattatattacattaTTACCAGTTTGCTATTACGCAATTCCTTACCTACGTTCGATAGTTTGCCTTTATTGAAACTTCATCTTGCTGGTTATGCGCAGTGAGTTCGACATGGCCAAGCTTAAGCCAGAcaatcaagaagaagaaaacacAAGCCAGGTTCTCTCTGGATCATAGACCAGAATTAACTAACTACCTACATTTTTGTACAAGAGATAACCAGTTCATTTTCTGACCAAAAACAACGACCTCTACTACCGAAAGTTTATACACTTTgctataattttgatttcataatttttttttacagtattgaatttatatattggaataaTGGCTTACGAACACGTAAATCCAGAAGTAGAATTGAAGGTGAAGGAGGAAGATTTAGAAATTACTGAGGAGTTTATTGAACCAAACGGAAATATTATTGCAAGAGAAACTGGCAGAACATATTACGAGgccaataatatgaaactggaAAGTGATGTTGGAGAGAAAGATAGAAATGAAACTCAGGAAAAATTCGAGTGTTGTTTGTGTGAATTTTCGACAATCTGGATAGGCAATTTCAGGAGACATGTGAACATTGtgcattttaacaaaaaagatttcaaatgcCGCCTTTGTGACTATATATCAAGTGATAGTAATACTGTTTTACAACATATGAGTGAtgtacatttcaaattgaaaaaattccaatgcCATCTTTGTGAATATTCGACGAGTCGAAAAACTAATTTGAAACGTCACATAACAACTgtacatttgaatttgaagaaatttaaaTGTGAAGAATGTGCTCATGCCACAAATTTGAGTAGTTCGTTGAaatatcacatacagaaagTACATTCAGATAGGGAAACATATCCAAAACCTAGAAACTACAAATGTAATGTATGTGAATTGTCTACAACTTCAAAAAAAGATTTGAACAAACATATCAAAAGTGTTCATTTGAAGATTAAAGACTATCAATGTGATATATGTGAATATAAGGCGAGCAGAAAAACTCATTTAAAAAgtcatatggaaaatattcattcgactAAAAAGTGCAAATTATGCGATTTCAGTACAACTGAGCAATGGACTTTAAGAAGACATGTGAAAgacttacatccagaaaaactgtagaAAAACATCTATTAAAATTGGAGAGAATTTGTGAAGCAATTTGTTCATATTCAActagaataataaatttgtatatatgtaaatattttatgttttattttattttttcaatataaatgagaatgaaattaaatttatatcttttttcaagCAATAGAAATTTGGAGTAAGGTAAATGTCCCAATTATCGACACAATAGCGTGAGTAAGAATGACAAAGAGTCTTCAATtacgaaaacaatttttatgtagatgcaatatagaatttcccattctttgaaccttcattttcaatatacagaaaaaaaaatcgtaaaatagtagaaataatttgaataaaatgaataaaattcagatgCCCCAATGGTCGACACCATTTAATTTTCctgtgaagaaataaaaaaacaaacgaagtaatacttcttcaacaaaaagtattcgtgaaggtgcaaaaatcctcgtctttgaatcggatttttgttgccccaGCACTAATTCTTcatgttaaaatattatttagcaacgtgttttttcgaagaattcaaatgcccttatattacttacgaaaaatattaaaaaagtgaaaaatatgaagGGGTGGTTCTGTATTTTTTACTTGTACATTTACCCAATTCTTAActaaaatacagaaaacaagtaCCTGCATAGATTTTTGCCTCTAGTGTCATCAAAGTCAAAACCATTCACACCAATTATCTGCAATCTTTAAAGAGATAAGGGAGAAACtttcttataattgaaaaccTTATTTTGTTATACAGTAATTGCAATGTAATAGCTTTTAATTATATGCACATTTCCAatggtttttatttattctgaggggtcaaagaaaactcttatgatataaaaaattatcttatcTCGCTTGAGGCAGTTAGAATTTTACCAATACTTCTCAGAAATATACGGTAGGGTGTAAATgtatgaaatcaattcatttcttctCAATTCTTGGTATTCCTGCGAAAGAGATTACGTTATTGGTATATCGTGACACTTTCATTTGAAGGTCTTTCAagtatatattcaatgaaataaattattgtaagatctaggtaattatactgggtgaattgaaagattttcattcaattcagactcatagtttttcattacggtaatattatttttcattgtcattgaaattacaataaatacCCAAACGTATTACCTTCagcgaaaatattatattacattgtTACCAGTTTGCGATTACGCAATTCCTTACCTACGTTCGATAGTTTGCCTTTATTAAAACTTCGCCTTGCTGGTTATGCGCAGTGAGTTCGACATGGCCAAGCTTAAGCCAGtcaatcaagaagaagaatacaCAAGCCAGGTTCTCTCTGGATCATAGACCAGAATTAACTAACTACCTACATTTTTGTACAAGAGACAACCAGTTCATTTTCTGACCAAAAACAACGACCTCTACTACCGAAAGTTTATACACTTTgctataattttgatttcataatttttttttacagtattgaatttatatattggaataaTGGCTTACGAACACGTAAATCCAGAAGTTGAATTGAAGGTGAAGGAGGAAGATTTAGAAATTACTGAGGAGTTTATTGAACCAAACGGAAATATTATTGCAAGAGCAACTGGCAGAACATATTACGAGgccaataatatgaaactggaAAGTGATGTTGGAGAGAAAGATAGAAATGAAACTCAGGAAAAATTCGAGTGTTGTTTGTGTGAAATTTCGACAATCTGGATAGGCAATATCAGGAGACATGTGAACATTGtgcattttaacaaaaaagatttcaaatgcCGCCTTTGTGACTATATATCAAGTGATAGTAATACGGTTTTACAACATATGAGTGA includes:
- the LOC123678618 gene encoding RE1-silencing transcription factor-like, which translates into the protein MAYEHVNPEVELKVKEEDLEITEEFIEPNGNIIARETGRTYYEANNMKLESDVGEKDRNETQEKFECCLCEFSTIWIGNFRRHVNIVHFNKKDFKCRLCDYISSDSNTVLQHMSDVHFKLKKFQCHLCEYSTSRKTNLKRHITTVHLNLKKFKCEECAHATNLSSSLKYHIQKVHSDRETYPKPRNYKCNVCELSTTSKKDLNKHIKSVHLKIKDYQCDICEYKASRKTHLKSHMENIHSTKKCKLCDFSTTEQWTLRRHVKDLHPEKL